From a single Bacillus sp. NEB1478 genomic region:
- the floA gene encoding flotillin-like protein FloA (flotillin-like protein involved in membrane lipid rafts), producing the protein MLGLGSIASIVVIGLVVIVFAILLTFVPVMLWISALAAGVRVGIFTLVGMRLRRVIPNRVINPLIKAVKAGLDLSTNQLESHYLAGGNVDRVVNALIAAHRANIDLSFERAAAIDLAGRDVLEAVQMSVNPKVIETPFIAGVALNGIEVKAKARITVRANIDRLVGGAGEETVIARVGEGIVSTIGSSESHKKVLENPDLISQTVLSKGLDSGTAFEILSIDIADIDIGKNIGAELQTDQAMADKNIAQAKAEERRAMAVANEQEMKAKVQEMHAKVVEAEAEVPMALAEALRSGNMGFMDYMNMKNIMADTTMRESISKSSNPDQDNNNGKGKKL; encoded by the coding sequence ATGCTGGGATTAGGTTCAATTGCAAGTATCGTTGTTATAGGTCTGGTCGTAATTGTATTCGCTATTTTATTAACGTTTGTTCCAGTTATGTTATGGATCTCTGCACTAGCTGCAGGTGTTCGAGTCGGGATCTTTACCCTTGTGGGGATGAGATTAAGAAGAGTTATTCCAAACCGTGTCATCAATCCATTAATAAAAGCTGTAAAAGCTGGGTTGGATTTAAGTACAAATCAGCTGGAAAGCCATTATTTAGCAGGAGGGAATGTAGACCGGGTTGTTAACGCGCTAATTGCCGCACACAGGGCTAACATTGACCTTAGCTTTGAACGTGCAGCAGCCATTGATCTTGCTGGCCGAGACGTATTAGAGGCTGTGCAAATGAGTGTTAATCCTAAAGTAATTGAGACTCCTTTCATTGCTGGGGTAGCTTTAAACGGTATTGAAGTGAAAGCGAAGGCTAGAATTACGGTTAGAGCGAACATTGACCGTCTTGTAGGGGGCGCAGGTGAAGAAACAGTTATCGCACGTGTCGGTGAAGGGATCGTAAGTACGATAGGTTCTTCTGAAAGCCATAAAAAAGTTCTTGAAAACCCAGATTTAATTTCGCAAACGGTTCTTTCTAAGGGATTAGATTCTGGAACCGCTTTTGAAATACTATCAATTGATATTGCGGATATAGATATCGGTAAAAATATTGGTGCAGAATTGCAGACAGATCAGGCGATGGCTGATAAAAATATTGCCCAGGCGAAAGCGGAAGAAAGACGTGCGATGGCAGTTGCGAATGAACAAGAAATGAAAGCCAAAGTTCAAGAGATGCATGCCAAAGTTGTTGAAGCAGAAGCGGAAGTACCAATGGCATTAGCTGAAGCTCTCCGTTCGGGTAATATGGGTTTTATGGATTATATGAACATGAAAAACATAATGGCTGACACTACGATGCGAGAGTCCATAAGTAAGTCATCTAATCCTGATCAAGATAACAATAATGGCAAAGGGAAGAAGTTGTAA